In the Piscinibacter sp. XHJ-5 genome, one interval contains:
- a CDS encoding helical backbone metal receptor, with the protein MAAALRIASLVPSLTELVVALGMAELLVARTGFCVHPADVVRRIAKVGGTKDVNLAKLRRLAPTHVLVNVDENRLDTVQAIQAWPADERPQIVVTHPNAPEDNLELIDQIAAVFDDIEGVASSAQGLREAIAHELALTQRERHAPQHVLYLIWREPWMTVARDTYIARMLARVHWDTLPAVDGGAQGAARYPVVRGDEAWLAEVQQVLLSSEPYAFGAQHVGAARALCPNAAVRIVDGEAISWYGPRAVAGLRYLRGLAA; encoded by the coding sequence ATGGCAGCCGCGTTGCGCATCGCAAGCCTGGTGCCCAGCCTGACCGAACTCGTCGTCGCGCTCGGGATGGCCGAGCTGCTCGTCGCGCGCACCGGGTTTTGCGTGCATCCGGCCGACGTGGTGCGGCGCATCGCCAAGGTGGGCGGCACCAAGGACGTGAACCTCGCCAAGCTGCGCCGCCTGGCGCCCACCCATGTGCTCGTCAACGTCGACGAGAACCGTCTCGACACCGTGCAGGCGATCCAGGCATGGCCGGCCGACGAGCGCCCGCAGATCGTCGTCACGCACCCGAATGCGCCCGAGGACAACCTCGAGCTGATCGATCAGATCGCCGCGGTTTTCGACGACATCGAAGGGGTCGCCTCGTCCGCGCAAGGCCTGCGTGAGGCGATCGCGCACGAGCTGGCGCTGACGCAGCGGGAGCGGCATGCGCCGCAGCACGTGCTGTACCTGATCTGGCGCGAGCCGTGGATGACGGTCGCGCGCGACACCTACATCGCCCGCATGCTGGCGCGTGTCCACTGGGACACACTGCCGGCCGTCGATGGCGGCGCGCAGGGCGCCGCGCGCTACCCGGTCGTGCGCGGCGACGAGGCCTGGCTGGCCGAGGTGCAGCAGGTGCTGCTCAGCTCGGAGCCGTATGCCTTCGGCGCGCAGCACGTAGGCGCGGCGCGGGCGCTGTGTCCGAATGCGGCCGTGCGCATCGTCGACGGCGAAGCCATCAGCTGGTATGGCCCGCGCGCCGTGGCCGGCCTTCGCTACCTGCGTGGGCTCGCGGCCTGA
- a CDS encoding MarC family protein, which produces MDLLKPLIALLAIVNPIGVVPFFIHFTQNLTPQQRRRTIRVSACTAFIVIAVSAIAGLKIIEFFGISLASFQVGGGTLLLISAIQMLNAQPAEGRKEDVSEGASKVDAGASIAVVPLTIPLLTGPATISTMVIYAEKTRHWWQLAVLVGYGVVVAVATFVVFSASGRIAKVLGQTGINIMTRLMGLILAALAVELLADGLTKLFPVLASHLAR; this is translated from the coding sequence ATGGACTTGCTCAAGCCGCTGATCGCCTTGCTGGCCATCGTCAACCCGATCGGCGTCGTGCCGTTCTTCATCCATTTCACGCAGAACCTGACGCCGCAGCAGCGACGTCGCACGATCCGCGTCAGCGCGTGCACCGCCTTCATCGTCATCGCCGTCAGCGCGATCGCCGGGCTCAAGATCATCGAGTTCTTCGGCATATCGCTCGCGTCGTTCCAGGTGGGCGGCGGCACGCTGCTGCTGATCTCGGCGATCCAGATGCTCAACGCTCAGCCGGCCGAGGGTCGCAAGGAGGACGTCAGCGAAGGCGCCAGCAAGGTCGACGCCGGCGCCAGCATCGCGGTGGTGCCGCTCACCATCCCGCTGCTGACCGGCCCGGCGACCATCTCCACGATGGTCATCTACGCCGAGAAGACGCGCCACTGGTGGCAGCTCGCGGTGCTGGTGGGCTACGGCGTCGTCGTCGCGGTGGCGACCTTCGTCGTCTTCTCGGCCTCCGGGCGAATCGCGAAGGTGCTCGGCCAGACCGGCATCAACATCATGACCCGGCTGATGGGACTCATCCTCGCGGCGCTCGCGGTCGAGCTGCTGGCCGATGGACTGACCAAGCTGTTCCCGGTGCTGGCCTCGCACCTGGCGCGCTGA
- the mnmE gene encoding tRNA uridine-5-carboxymethylaminomethyl(34) synthesis GTPase MnmE, protein MLPRHRDPIVAIATAPGRGAVGIVRASGRDLALLIDAVCGRALTPRHASFLPFLDAQGEPIDQGLAIHFPAPHSYTGEDVLELQAHGGPVVLQLLLARCLEAGRAIGLRLAEPGEFTERAYLNDKLDLAQAEAVSDLIEASTEAAARSASRSLAGGFSVEIRTLADQLVTLRMLVEATLDFPEEELDFLQKADARGQLARIVAQVDAVLDRARQGALLREGIKVVIAGQPNVGKSSLLNALAGAELAIVTPIPGTTRDKVSETIQIEGVPLHVIDTAGLRETLDEVERIGIARTWAEIEGADALLLLHDLTRHGEAEHAAGDAAIAARLPPALLHGGRLVHVFNKADAVQAPAQVLEGVVVSARTGAGLDHLRRRLLELAGWHAIPEGLFIARTRHVEALRRTREHLEAAQHQADSSDPALDLFAEELRLAQRALGEITGEVTPDDLLGVIFSRFCIGK, encoded by the coding sequence ATGCTGCCGCGCCACCGCGATCCGATCGTCGCCATCGCGACCGCCCCGGGTCGCGGCGCGGTCGGCATCGTGCGGGCCTCCGGGCGCGACCTCGCTCTGCTGATCGATGCGGTCTGCGGCCGCGCACTGACGCCGCGACATGCGAGCTTCCTGCCGTTCCTCGACGCGCAAGGCGAGCCGATCGACCAGGGCCTGGCGATCCACTTCCCCGCGCCGCATTCGTACACCGGCGAAGACGTGCTCGAGCTCCAGGCGCACGGCGGGCCGGTCGTGCTGCAGCTGCTGCTGGCGCGCTGTCTCGAAGCCGGCCGGGCCATCGGACTGCGCCTGGCCGAGCCGGGCGAGTTCACCGAGCGCGCCTACCTCAACGACAAGCTTGACCTCGCGCAGGCCGAAGCGGTCAGCGACCTGATCGAGGCGAGCACCGAAGCCGCCGCGCGCTCGGCGAGCCGCTCGCTGGCCGGCGGCTTCTCCGTCGAGATCCGCACCCTCGCCGACCAGCTCGTCACCTTGCGCATGCTGGTCGAGGCCACGCTCGATTTCCCCGAAGAGGAACTCGACTTCCTGCAGAAGGCCGATGCGCGCGGCCAGCTCGCCCGCATCGTCGCGCAGGTCGACGCGGTGCTCGATCGCGCACGCCAGGGCGCCTTGCTGCGCGAGGGCATCAAGGTCGTCATCGCCGGGCAGCCGAATGTCGGCAAGAGCTCGCTGCTGAACGCGCTCGCCGGCGCCGAGCTCGCCATCGTCACCCCCATTCCGGGCACCACGCGCGACAAGGTCAGCGAGACGATCCAGATCGAAGGCGTGCCGCTGCACGTGATCGACACCGCAGGCCTGCGCGAGACGCTCGACGAGGTCGAGCGAATCGGCATCGCGCGGACCTGGGCCGAGATCGAAGGGGCCGATGCATTGCTGCTGCTGCACGACCTCACGCGCCATGGGGAGGCCGAACACGCGGCCGGCGACGCCGCGATCGCGGCCCGGCTGCCGCCGGCGCTGCTGCACGGCGGACGGCTGGTGCATGTCTTCAACAAGGCCGACGCGGTCCAGGCGCCGGCGCAGGTCCTCGAAGGCGTCGTCGTCTCGGCCAGGACTGGCGCCGGCCTCGATCACCTGCGCCGCCGCCTGCTCGAGCTGGCCGGCTGGCACGCCATCCCCGAGGGCCTGTTCATCGCGCGCACGCGGCATGTGGAGGCGCTGCGTCGAACCCGAGAGCACCTCGAGGCGGCGCAGCATCAGGCGGACAGCAGCGACCCTGCACTCGACCTGTTCGCCGAGGAGCTGCGGCTCGCGCAGCGCGCGCTCGGCGAGATCACCGGCGAGGTCACTCCCGATGATTTGCTGGGTGTCATCTTCAGCCGCTTTTGTATCGGGAAGTGA
- the lptC gene encoding LPS export ABC transporter periplasmic protein LptC — protein sequence MSATPLQDPAVGLAPPVPARAAPAPRPPWTARLLEQASSYLPLLVMAVLALGSWWLVKNTPTPDPERPAAPLRHEPDYVMSNFMVRRFAPDGTMRAQIEGDTMRHYPDTDTLEIDNVRLRAVAPDGRVTRAEARMALSNADGSEVQLRGGAHVVREALGGEEPIEFRGEFLHAFLNTERLRSHLPVTVTRGGAEVRAESMDYDHLDRLVQLKGRVTAQFPPTGPRK from the coding sequence ATGAGCGCCACGCCGCTGCAGGACCCTGCCGTCGGGCTCGCCCCGCCGGTGCCCGCGCGAGCCGCGCCGGCACCGCGTCCGCCGTGGACGGCCCGCCTGCTGGAGCAGGCGTCGTCCTACCTGCCGCTGCTGGTGATGGCGGTGCTGGCGCTCGGAAGCTGGTGGCTGGTGAAGAACACGCCGACGCCCGATCCCGAACGCCCGGCCGCGCCGCTGCGCCACGAGCCCGACTACGTGATGTCGAACTTCATGGTGCGGCGCTTCGCGCCGGACGGCACCATGCGCGCTCAGATCGAAGGCGACACGATGCGCCACTACCCGGACACCGACACGCTGGAGATCGACAACGTGCGCCTGCGCGCGGTCGCCCCGGACGGCCGCGTCACGCGCGCCGAAGCGCGCATGGCGCTGTCCAACGCCGACGGCAGTGAGGTGCAGCTGCGCGGCGGCGCGCACGTGGTGCGCGAAGCTCTCGGCGGCGAGGAGCCGATCGAGTTCCGCGGCGAGTTCCTGCATGCCTTCCTGAACACCGAGCGCCTGCGATCGCACCTGCCGGTGACGGTGACACGCGGCGGCGCCGAGGTGCGCGCCGAGTCCATGGACTACGACCACCTCGACCGGCTGGTCCAGCTCAAGGGTCGCGTCACGGCGCAGTTTCCCCCGACGGGTCCGCGCAAGTGA
- a CDS encoding RNA-binding protein, giving the protein MGNKLYVGNLAYSIRDDDLQQAFAQFGTVTSAKVMMDRDTGRSKGFGFVEMGSDAEAKSAIEGMHSQVLDGRALVVNEARPREERPGGYGGGGGGRYGGGGGGGYGGGGSGGYGGGGSGGKGGYGGGGGGGKGGGYGGGGGGKGGGYGGGGGSRGY; this is encoded by the coding sequence ATGGGCAACAAACTTTACGTGGGCAACCTCGCCTACAGCATCCGCGACGACGATCTCCAACAAGCTTTTGCACAGTTCGGCACCGTGACTTCGGCCAAGGTGATGATGGACCGTGACACTGGCCGCTCCAAGGGCTTCGGCTTCGTGGAGATGGGCTCCGACGCCGAAGCGAAATCCGCGATCGAAGGCATGCATAGCCAGGTCCTCGACGGCCGTGCCCTCGTCGTCAACGAAGCACGCCCGCGCGAAGAGCGTCCCGGCGGCTACGGCGGCGGTGGCGGTGGCCGCTACGGTGGTGGTGGCGGCGGCGGCTATGGCGGCGGTGGCAGCGGTGGCTACGGCGGCGGTGGCAGCGGCGGAAAAGGCGGCTACGGCGGTGGTGGCGGCGGCGGAAAAGGCGGCGGCTACGGCGGCGGTGGCGGCGGAAAGGGCGGCGGCTACGGCGGCGGTGGCGGCAGCCGCGGCTACTGA
- a CDS encoding SDR family oxidoreductase, whose product MTRAPLVFITGASSGIGQALAARYHAAGYRLALAARRGAEVTAWAQSQGIAAEEFAVYAADVRDVASITGAGRDCIASQGVPDVVIANAGISVGIDTAVLDDLEVMRATYETNNLGMAATFQPFVRAMCERGSGRLVGIASVAGIRGLPGHGAYCSSKAAVISYCESLRGECRPHGVKVVTIAPGYIDTPLTRHNRYGMPFLMAPERFAHKAFDAIAAGASFRTIPWQMGVVSKLLRMLPNALFDAVLAGRPRKRRLGE is encoded by the coding sequence GTGACGCGCGCGCCCCTGGTGTTCATCACCGGCGCCTCCAGCGGCATCGGCCAGGCGCTGGCCGCGCGGTACCACGCGGCGGGCTATCGGCTCGCGCTGGCCGCGCGCCGCGGCGCCGAGGTCACGGCGTGGGCGCAATCGCAAGGCATCGCGGCTGAAGAGTTCGCCGTCTACGCGGCCGACGTGCGCGACGTGGCCAGCATCACCGGCGCCGGACGGGACTGCATCGCTTCGCAAGGCGTGCCGGACGTCGTCATCGCCAACGCCGGCATCAGCGTCGGCATCGACACGGCCGTTCTCGACGACCTCGAGGTCATGCGCGCGACCTACGAGACCAACAACCTGGGCATGGCCGCCACCTTCCAGCCCTTCGTGCGCGCGATGTGCGAGCGCGGCAGCGGACGCCTGGTGGGCATCGCCAGCGTGGCCGGCATCCGCGGCCTGCCGGGTCACGGCGCCTACTGCTCGAGCAAGGCCGCGGTGATCAGCTACTGCGAAAGCCTGCGCGGCGAGTGCCGTCCTCATGGCGTGAAGGTGGTGACGATCGCCCCCGGCTACATCGACACGCCGCTCACGCGCCACAACCGCTACGGAATGCCTTTCCTGATGGCACCCGAGCGCTTCGCCCACAAGGCCTTCGATGCGATCGCCGCCGGGGCGAGCTTTCGCACCATTCCGTGGCAGATGGGCGTGGTGTCGAAGCTGCTGCGCATGCTGCCCAACGCCCTCTTCGATGCGGTGCTTGCGGGCCGTCCGCGAAAGCGGCGACTGGGCGAATGA
- a CDS encoding KpsF/GutQ family sugar-phosphate isomerase, with protein sequence MPAKPSFDAQRALHLAHQTFDIESQALLGLKARQGESFTRAVEAMLLCSGRVVVMGMGKSGHVGRKIAATLASTGTPAMFVHPAEASHGDLGMVTSADVVLAISNSGEVDELAAILPALKRVGVTLVAMTGRAESTLARHADIVLSSAVDQEACPMNLAPTASTTAQMALGDALAVALLDARGFREEDFARSHPGGALGRKLLTHVRDVMRSGDAVPRVLPDTPFIETMREMTKKGLGATAIADPQGHVLGIFTDGDLRRLLEQGMDLRGLTARDVMHPNPRLVREDALAVDAADVMEQFRITSVLVLDCDGLLVGALNSNDLMRAKVI encoded by the coding sequence GTGCCTGCAAAACCCTCATTCGACGCGCAGCGCGCCTTGCACCTCGCCCACCAGACCTTCGACATCGAGTCGCAGGCGCTGCTGGGTCTGAAGGCGCGGCAGGGCGAGAGCTTCACACGCGCGGTCGAGGCCATGCTTCTCTGCAGCGGCCGCGTCGTCGTGATGGGCATGGGCAAGAGCGGCCACGTGGGCCGAAAGATCGCCGCGACGCTGGCCTCCACCGGCACGCCTGCAATGTTCGTGCATCCGGCCGAAGCGAGCCACGGCGACCTGGGCATGGTGACGTCCGCCGATGTGGTGCTGGCCATCTCCAATTCCGGCGAGGTGGACGAGCTGGCGGCGATCCTGCCGGCGCTCAAGCGCGTCGGCGTCACGCTGGTCGCCATGACCGGACGCGCCGAATCGACGCTCGCGCGGCACGCCGACATCGTGCTGAGCAGTGCCGTCGACCAGGAGGCCTGCCCGATGAACCTTGCGCCCACGGCGAGCACCACCGCGCAGATGGCGCTCGGCGATGCGCTCGCGGTGGCGCTGCTCGACGCACGCGGCTTCCGCGAAGAAGACTTCGCGCGGTCTCATCCCGGCGGAGCCTTGGGGCGCAAGCTGCTGACCCACGTGCGTGACGTGATGCGCAGCGGCGACGCCGTGCCGCGCGTCCTGCCCGACACGCCGTTCATCGAGACGATGCGCGAGATGACCAAGAAGGGCCTCGGCGCGACCGCGATCGCGGACCCGCAGGGCCACGTGCTCGGCATCTTCACCGACGGCGACCTGCGCCGGCTGCTCGAGCAGGGAATGGACCTTCGCGGCCTGACCGCGCGCGACGTCATGCATCCCAACCCGCGCCTGGTACGCGAGGACGCGCTGGCGGTCGATGCCGCTGACGTGATGGAACAGTTCCGCATCACCAGCGTGCTGGTGCTCGACTGCGATGGGCTGCTCGTCGGCGCGTTGAACTCCAACGACCTGATGCGGGCGAAAGTGATCTGA
- a CDS encoding HAD hydrolase family protein: MAPALPVAALSFAPDLLLKAQGIRAAIFDVDGVLTDGRIYLSERGEEFKAFSTLDGHGLKLLAQGGIVVIVITGRDSPAVRRRMADLGIVHAVYGAHDKLAAAAGVMSTLQVGWDALAVMGDDWPDLPLMMRAAFSCAPANAHAEAKAVAHHVTAAAGGHGAARECCDLLLTAAGRYTTLLHGHLVTLDESP; this comes from the coding sequence ATGGCGCCGGCACTCCCCGTGGCGGCGCTGTCGTTCGCGCCCGACCTGCTGCTGAAGGCGCAGGGCATCCGCGCGGCGATCTTCGATGTCGACGGTGTGCTGACCGACGGTCGCATCTACCTCAGCGAGCGCGGCGAGGAGTTCAAGGCCTTCAGCACGCTCGACGGCCATGGGCTCAAGCTGCTCGCCCAAGGAGGCATCGTCGTCATCGTCATCACCGGTCGCGACTCGCCCGCGGTGCGTCGGCGCATGGCGGACCTCGGCATCGTGCATGCGGTCTACGGCGCGCACGACAAGCTCGCGGCGGCCGCGGGTGTGATGAGCACACTGCAGGTCGGCTGGGACGCGCTGGCGGTGATGGGCGACGACTGGCCCGATCTGCCACTGATGATGCGCGCGGCGTTCTCCTGCGCGCCGGCCAACGCCCATGCCGAAGCCAAGGCGGTAGCTCACCACGTCACGGCCGCGGCCGGCGGCCATGGCGCGGCGCGCGAATGCTGCGATCTGCTGCTCACGGCGGCCGGCCGCTACACGACGCTGCTGCATGGTCATCTGGTCACGCTGGACGAATCGCCATGA
- a CDS encoding adenine phosphoribosyltransferase, giving the protein MNTSARIDSPADYIKRHIRTVPDWPAPGVQFRDITPLLANPRVFRVLIDQFVHRYFDVRPSAIAGLDARGFIIGSVLAYELNIGFVPIRKKGKLPFTTVEETYELEYGSATVEMHTDAVKPGDRVVLIDDLIATGGTMMAGMRLLERLGATVIEGAAIVDLPELNGSQKLRSAGLPLFTLVSFEGH; this is encoded by the coding sequence ATGAACACCTCCGCTCGCATCGACAGCCCGGCCGACTACATCAAGCGGCACATCCGCACCGTGCCCGACTGGCCGGCTCCCGGCGTGCAGTTCCGCGACATCACGCCGCTGCTCGCAAACCCGCGAGTGTTTCGCGTGCTGATCGATCAGTTCGTGCATCGCTACTTCGACGTCCGCCCGAGTGCCATCGCCGGCCTCGACGCGCGCGGCTTCATCATCGGGTCGGTGCTGGCCTACGAGCTGAACATCGGCTTCGTGCCCATCCGCAAGAAGGGCAAGCTGCCATTCACGACGGTCGAGGAAACCTACGAGCTCGAATACGGCTCGGCCACGGTGGAAATGCACACCGACGCGGTCAAGCCCGGCGACCGCGTCGTGCTGATCGACGACCTCATCGCCACCGGCGGCACGATGATGGCCGGCATGCGGCTGCTCGAGCGGCTGGGTGCCACGGTGATCGAAGGCGCGGCCATCGTCGACCTGCCCGAGCTGAACGGCTCGCAGAAGCTGCGGTCGGCCGGTTTGCCGCTGTTCACCCTCGTCAGCTTCGAAGGCCACTGA
- a CDS encoding cyclic nucleotide-binding domain-containing protein, whose protein sequence is MEFDKLVQAIQTLNAEDAFRARLSADQWRAVAPYLTRHDIRAGDLLIKQGDTDRTMYFLAEGSLQVFITGGPPGSNRIAILRAGSVVGEPGLFSDAPRLANVEAMTPCAVWALRGPRLEEMSQRSPALALELLRAAGGVMAVRMRANIARQIPFS, encoded by the coding sequence ATGGAATTCGACAAGCTGGTTCAGGCGATCCAGACGCTCAATGCGGAAGATGCGTTCCGCGCGCGCCTGTCGGCCGATCAATGGCGGGCGGTCGCGCCGTACCTCACCCGCCACGACATCCGCGCCGGCGATCTTCTGATCAAGCAAGGCGACACCGACCGCACGATGTATTTCCTGGCCGAGGGCTCGCTGCAGGTCTTCATCACCGGCGGCCCGCCGGGGAGCAATCGCATCGCCATCCTGCGCGCGGGATCGGTGGTCGGCGAGCCCGGGCTGTTCAGCGATGCGCCGCGCCTGGCCAACGTCGAAGCGATGACGCCGTGCGCGGTGTGGGCACTGCGCGGGCCGCGCCTCGAAGAGATGTCGCAGCGCTCGCCGGCCCTGGCGCTCGAGCTGTTGCGCGCCGCCGGCGGCGTGATGGCGGTGCGCATGCGCGCCAACATCGCGCGGCAGATCCCGTTCTCGTAG
- a CDS encoding LysR family transcriptional regulator has product MDLADLHIFKTVVEEGGIVRAARKLHRVQSSITMRIKQLESSLGAELFYRSKQRLHLSPSGELLLDYAERLLRLSDEARQALSGSAPRGVFRLGALESTTASRLPGVLASYHAACPQVRVELTTGTNDALTAAVAERRLDAAFVAEAPTAPGLAHQPLFTERLVLISSTQRGAIRGPQDVEGDSLIAFPSGCAYRRVLQRWLGAAHTPATRVLELGSYHAIVACVASGTGIALVPESVLDTVNGAEVRRHRLPRAVSHVVTPLIWRNGEQSAPLLALRELLAR; this is encoded by the coding sequence ATGGACCTCGCCGACCTGCACATCTTCAAGACCGTGGTGGAGGAAGGCGGCATCGTGCGCGCCGCCCGCAAGCTCCATCGCGTGCAATCGAGCATCACCATGCGCATCAAGCAGCTCGAGTCCTCGCTGGGCGCCGAGCTGTTCTATCGGAGCAAGCAGCGGCTGCATCTGTCGCCCAGCGGCGAGCTGCTGCTCGACTATGCCGAGCGGCTGCTGCGCCTGTCCGATGAAGCGCGCCAGGCGTTGAGCGGATCGGCGCCGCGCGGCGTGTTCCGCCTGGGCGCACTCGAAAGCACCACCGCAAGCCGGCTGCCCGGCGTGCTGGCCAGCTACCACGCGGCCTGCCCGCAGGTGCGCGTGGAGCTGACCACCGGCACCAACGATGCGCTGACCGCCGCCGTTGCCGAGCGCCGCCTGGACGCCGCGTTCGTGGCCGAAGCGCCCACCGCACCCGGCCTCGCGCACCAGCCGTTGTTCACGGAGCGGCTGGTGCTCATCTCGTCGACTCAACGCGGCGCCATTCGCGGGCCGCAGGATGTCGAGGGCGACTCGCTGATTGCCTTTCCCAGCGGCTGCGCCTACCGGCGCGTGCTGCAGCGCTGGCTCGGCGCGGCGCACACGCCCGCCACCCGCGTGCTCGAGCTCGGGTCCTACCACGCGATCGTCGCCTGTGTGGCTTCGGGCACCGGCATCGCACTGGTGCCCGAATCGGTGCTGGACACCGTCAATGGCGCCGAGGTGCGCCGGCACCGCCTGCCGCGCGCGGTGTCGCATGTCGTCACGCCGCTGATATGGCGCAACGGCGAGCAGTCGGCGCCGTTGCTGGCGCTGCGCGAGCTGCTGGCGCGCTAA
- a CDS encoding monovalent cation:proton antiporter-2 (CPA2) family protein, translating into MASTLELVLLYLVAAVAGVVVCRLVKLPPMLGYLTVGVVIGPNATALAQGSTGMQHLAEFGVVFLMFVIGLEFNLPKLKSMRKLVFGLGLSQVVLTILAALAGNALLGWVVVQAGASWGLGWKAAFALGGALAMSSTAIVVKLMAERLELESEHGRRVMGVLLFQDLAVVPLLVLIPALGSEPEALLRELALAALKAAVLLALLLVGGQRVMRWWLTQVARRKSEELFILNLLLVTLGLAYLTEFAGLSLALGAFIAGMLIAETEYKHQVETDIRPFHDVLLGLFFITVGMRLDLVAVVQQWPLVLGLSLLPVLFKFGLVTGLAKLFGAQTGVALRTGLYLAQAGEFGFVLLALATDGGLLPPSLHTPVLASMVLSMLATPFIVMYSNRIVMRLSANDWLLQSVAMTTIAKRAINTEAHVIIAGYGRSGQNLARILELERIPYMALDLDPDRVRQAAAAGQSVVFGDAARLQSLMAAGLARASAVVVSYPDTASAMKILRLVQAHAPKVPVLVRTIDDSDLERLRAAGATEVVPESVEGSLMLASHALALVGVPMRRVIRVVQEQRDARYSLLRGYFHGADDDTADELQTARLLSITLPSGGACVGQTLGEQALHAVGVNVVSLRRASGAVTKPSDALVLGAGDTLVLSGLPEPLALAEGKLLGAS; encoded by the coding sequence ATGGCTTCAACTCTCGAACTCGTCCTGCTCTACCTCGTCGCCGCGGTGGCGGGAGTGGTCGTGTGCCGCCTCGTCAAGCTGCCACCGATGCTCGGCTACCTCACGGTCGGCGTGGTGATCGGTCCCAACGCGACCGCGCTGGCGCAAGGCTCGACGGGCATGCAGCACCTGGCGGAGTTCGGTGTCGTGTTCCTGATGTTCGTCATCGGGCTCGAGTTCAACCTGCCCAAGCTGAAGAGCATGCGCAAGCTGGTGTTCGGCCTGGGGCTGAGCCAGGTGGTGCTGACCATCCTCGCGGCGCTCGCGGGCAACGCGCTGCTCGGCTGGGTCGTCGTGCAGGCCGGCGCGAGCTGGGGCCTGGGCTGGAAGGCGGCGTTCGCGCTCGGGGGCGCGCTGGCCATGAGCAGCACGGCCATCGTCGTCAAGCTGATGGCCGAGCGCCTCGAGCTCGAGAGCGAGCATGGACGGCGCGTGATGGGCGTGCTGCTGTTCCAGGATCTCGCGGTCGTGCCCCTGCTGGTGCTGATCCCCGCGCTCGGTTCGGAGCCCGAGGCGCTGTTGCGCGAACTGGCGCTCGCGGCGCTGAAGGCTGCCGTGCTGCTGGCCCTGCTGCTCGTCGGCGGCCAGCGCGTGATGCGCTGGTGGCTCACGCAGGTCGCGCGGCGCAAGAGCGAAGAGCTGTTCATCCTCAACCTGCTGCTGGTCACGCTGGGGCTGGCCTACCTCACCGAGTTCGCCGGCCTCTCGCTTGCACTCGGCGCCTTCATCGCGGGCATGCTGATCGCCGAAACCGAATACAAGCACCAGGTCGAGACCGACATCCGGCCGTTCCACGACGTGCTGCTGGGCCTGTTCTTCATCACCGTCGGGATGCGCCTCGATCTGGTGGCGGTGGTCCAGCAGTGGCCGCTGGTGCTCGGCCTGTCGCTGCTGCCCGTGCTGTTCAAGTTCGGCCTCGTCACCGGGCTCGCCAAGCTGTTCGGCGCGCAGACGGGCGTCGCGCTGCGCACCGGCCTGTACCTCGCGCAGGCCGGCGAGTTCGGCTTCGTGCTGCTGGCGCTGGCGACCGACGGCGGGCTGCTGCCGCCGTCACTGCACACGCCGGTGCTCGCGAGCATGGTCCTGAGCATGCTGGCGACGCCGTTCATCGTGATGTACAGCAATCGCATCGTCATGCGGCTGTCGGCCAACGACTGGCTGCTGCAATCGGTCGCGATGACGACGATCGCCAAGCGCGCCATCAACACCGAGGCGCACGTGATCATCGCCGGCTACGGTCGCAGCGGCCAGAACCTGGCGCGCATCCTCGAGCTCGAGCGCATCCCGTACATGGCGCTCGACCTCGACCCCGACCGCGTTCGCCAGGCGGCCGCCGCCGGCCAGAGCGTGGTGTTCGGCGATGCGGCACGCCTGCAGAGCCTGATGGCCGCGGGGCTGGCGCGCGCCAGCGCGGTCGTCGTGAGCTATCCCGACACCGCCTCGGCGATGAAGATCCTGCGCCTGGTGCAGGCCCACGCCCCCAAGGTGCCGGTGCTGGTGCGCACGATCGACGACAGCGACCTGGAACGGCTGCGCGCCGCCGGCGCGACCGAGGTGGTGCCCGAATCGGTGGAGGGCTCCTTGATGCTGGCCAGCCATGCGCTGGCCCTGGTGGGCGTGCCGATGCGGCGCGTGATCCGCGTCGTGCAGGAGCAGCGCGATGCGCGCTATTCGCTGTTGCGCGGCTACTTCCACGGTGCCGACGACGACACCGCGGACGAGCTGCAGACGGCGCGGCTGCTGAGCATCACGCTGCCGTCGGGCGGCGCGTGCGTCGGCCAGACGCTCGGCGAGCAGGCGCTGCACGCGGTCGGCGTGAATGTCGTGTCGCTGCGTCGCGCCTCGGGGGCGGTCACCAAGCCGTCCGACGCGCTGGTGCTGGGCGCAGGTGACACGCTGGTCCTGTCGGGCCTGCCCGAGCCGCTGGCGCTCGCCGAAGGCAAACTGCTCGGGGCATCCTAG